One stretch of Lachnospiraceae bacterium oral taxon 096 DNA includes these proteins:
- a CDS encoding transcription repressor NadR codes for MEAAKRREKIMKILKESSIPVSGKELARLCAVSRQVIVQDMAILRASGDEIVATSSGYICLNKKAKRIFKVVHSDNEVEEELSLIVDCGAVVEDVFVYHRAYGVVRAKLDIKSRIDIERFMEDIRTGKSSLLKNTTAGYHYHTIVAESSEILDLVQEKLKERGFLAQLQDYEPVNFWEEKKDE; via the coding sequence ATGGAGGCAGCAAAACGAAGAGAAAAGATAATGAAAATTCTTAAAGAGAGTAGCATTCCTGTTTCTGGAAAGGAATTGGCAAGACTCTGTGCAGTGAGTAGACAAGTCATAGTACAGGATATGGCAATATTGCGTGCATCAGGCGATGAAATCGTAGCAACCAGTTCGGGCTATATTTGTCTGAACAAGAAAGCAAAAAGAATTTTTAAAGTTGTTCACAGTGACAATGAGGTGGAGGAGGAGTTGAGCTTAATTGTCGATTGTGGAGCAGTGGTTGAGGATGTATTTGTCTATCATAGAGCTTACGGCGTGGTGCGTGCCAAATTGGATATTAAAAGCCGCATCGATATTGAACGCTTTATGGAAGATATTCGCACGGGAAAATCAAGTCTACTGAAGAATACAACGGCCGGATATCACTACCACACCATTGTGGCAGAAAGCAGTGAGATTCTTGATTTGGTTCAAGAAAAATTGAAAGAGAGGGGATTTTTGGCTCAATTGCAAGATTATGAGCCAGTAAATTTTTGGGAAGAAAAGAAAGACGAATGA